Proteins encoded by one window of Rubrobacter indicoceani:
- a CDS encoding acetoin utilization protein AcuC: MKIIGEERDRSRRGDPGEEAVLVHDRTLESYGFGGDHPFNPLRIRLTFELCEALGLTDSYAMVGAEPATDDDLTTVHSLTYVRRVQQCNSNGPNRDDLLSYGIGTADNPIFPGMHRASSHVVGAVLKASRMVMSGEVNHALCISGGLHHAMRSRAAGFCVYNDAGVAIARLKEEHPGIKIAYVDTDAHHGDGVQWMFYDDPQVLTISMHETGRFLFPGTGEVGEKGRGDGLGYSVNVPLEPFTSDDTWIETFEAVVPEALRAFGPDIIISQNGCDGHVLDPLTHLSATMRLYRHIPRRIHDLAHELCKGRWVATGGGGYDIWRVVPRAWTTLWAVMSHQTVPEHLPQGWLLERGMQSPVTLPEMMLDLAKDFPPAARAREIAAQNRKTATEVLEKVVPLIL, encoded by the coding sequence ATGAAGATCATCGGAGAAGAAAGAGACCGCTCCCGCCGGGGAGACCCCGGCGAAGAGGCCGTTCTCGTACACGACCGCACGCTTGAATCCTACGGGTTCGGCGGGGATCACCCCTTCAACCCGCTCCGCATCCGGCTCACCTTCGAACTCTGCGAAGCCCTCGGCCTGACCGACTCCTACGCGATGGTCGGGGCCGAACCCGCCACCGACGACGACCTCACCACCGTCCACAGCCTCACCTACGTTCGGCGTGTCCAGCAGTGCAACAGCAACGGCCCGAACCGCGACGACCTTCTCTCCTACGGCATCGGAACCGCAGACAACCCCATCTTCCCCGGCATGCACCGGGCCTCCTCGCACGTCGTCGGGGCCGTTCTCAAGGCCTCGCGGATGGTTATGAGCGGGGAGGTGAATCACGCCCTCTGCATCTCCGGCGGTCTGCACCATGCGATGCGCTCCCGGGCGGCGGGGTTCTGCGTCTACAACGACGCCGGCGTAGCCATCGCCCGCCTCAAGGAAGAGCACCCCGGCATCAAGATAGCCTACGTAGACACCGACGCTCATCACGGCGACGGCGTACAGTGGATGTTCTACGACGACCCGCAGGTGCTCACTATCTCCATGCACGAGACCGGGCGGTTTCTTTTTCCCGGAACGGGCGAGGTGGGCGAGAAGGGCCGGGGTGACGGCCTCGGTTACTCCGTGAACGTGCCACTGGAGCCCTTCACCAGCGACGACACCTGGATAGAGACCTTCGAGGCGGTCGTACCCGAAGCACTGCGGGCGTTCGGGCCGGACATCATAATCTCGCAGAACGGCTGCGACGGGCACGTACTCGACCCGCTCACGCACCTCTCGGCGACGATGCGCCTCTACAGGCACATACCCCGGCGCATCCACGACCTCGCCCACGAGCTCTGCAAAGGACGCTGGGTTGCGACGGGCGGCGGCGGCTACGACATCTGGCGCGTCGTGCCCCGGGCGTGGACCACGCTCTGGGCGGTCATGTCGCATCAGACCGTACCGGAACACCTCCCGCAGGGCTGGTTGCTCGAACGCGGCATGCAGAGCCCCGTAACGCTCCCGGAGATGATGCTGGACCTCGCAAAAGACTTCCCGCCCGCGGCTAGAGCCAGGGAAATCGCCGCCCAAAACCGCAAAACCGCTACAGAAGTGCTCGAGAAAGTCGTACCATTGATCCTATGA
- a CDS encoding Dabb family protein: MVDHLVFFDVKSGVPADEREDLLASLGALKEKVPGVLDLTVGEDFSGRSGDYTHALFARFEDREGLKTYATHEAHLEVVEKLDRLSNGRIVCDYEH, translated from the coding sequence ATGGTAGATCACCTTGTATTTTTCGACGTGAAGAGCGGTGTACCCGCCGACGAGCGGGAAGACCTGCTCGCCTCGCTTGGCGCCTTGAAGGAGAAGGTTCCGGGCGTCCTTGACCTCACCGTCGGAGAGGACTTCAGCGGTCGGAGCGGCGACTATACGCACGCGCTCTTCGCCCGCTTCGAGGATCGGGAAGGTTTAAAGACTTACGCAACCCACGAGGCACACCTCGAAGTCGTCGAAAAACTCGACCGCCTGAGCAATGGTCGGATAGTCTGCGACTACGAGCACTAG
- a CDS encoding DMT family transporter: MRRDVLLAFGVLIALWGSSFAVVKVGLEVSPPLLFAGLRAMVGGAVMLLVARMFGGKPNFRRNAGAFVALTLLNVVFFIGFQTFAIMSLPSGLAAVLVYLQPVLVGLLAWRFLGEGLSGVKVSGLLLGFFGIAVVSLGGLASGVGGTTASGVLFGVLSAFFWACGTVYFKRVQDRVSPLWSVAVPFFAGGVMLSLLGLLTESVSDVELGAVYLGSLAYSSLAGISASWLIWFALVGAGEASRVSAYIFAVPLSAVVVGVVVLGEELHASLVFGGALVLLGIYLVNRSPVTRPPVDRSRVNRSALSDKLSADRERDRKSEEPW; encoded by the coding sequence TTGAGGCGCGATGTCCTGCTGGCTTTCGGGGTTCTGATCGCGCTCTGGGGGTCTTCTTTTGCGGTGGTGAAGGTCGGGCTCGAGGTCTCTCCGCCGCTTCTGTTTGCCGGGCTGCGGGCGATGGTCGGTGGTGCGGTGATGCTGCTGGTGGCCCGGATGTTCGGGGGGAAGCCGAACTTCAGAAGAAACGCCGGGGCTTTTGTTGCGCTGACGCTGTTGAACGTGGTGTTTTTTATCGGGTTTCAGACCTTTGCGATCATGAGCCTCCCCTCGGGGCTGGCGGCGGTTCTGGTCTATTTGCAGCCGGTTCTCGTGGGGCTTCTCGCGTGGCGCTTTCTCGGGGAGGGGCTGTCGGGGGTGAAGGTGTCGGGGCTTCTGCTCGGGTTTTTCGGGATAGCCGTCGTAAGCCTCGGCGGCCTGGCCTCCGGGGTGGGTGGTACCACCGCGTCCGGGGTTCTCTTCGGGGTCTTATCGGCGTTTTTCTGGGCGTGCGGGACCGTGTATTTCAAGCGGGTTCAGGATCGTGTGTCGCCGCTCTGGTCGGTGGCGGTGCCGTTCTTTGCGGGCGGGGTGATGCTGAGCCTGCTCGGGCTCCTGACCGAGTCGGTCAGCGACGTTGAGCTCGGGGCGGTGTATCTCGGGAGCCTCGCGTATTCGTCGCTCGCGGGGATCTCGGCCTCGTGGCTGATCTGGTTCGCCCTTGTAGGTGCCGGGGAGGCAAGCCGGGTCTCGGCGTACATCTTCGCCGTGCCGCTGAGCGCGGTCGTTGTGGGGGTCGTCGTGCTCGGCGAGGAGCTGCACGCCTCGCTTGTCTTCGGGGGGGCGCTGGTCCTGCTCGGCATCTACCTCGTAAACCGTTCCCCGGTAACCCGTCCTCCGGTAGACCGTTCTCGGGTAAATCGGAGTGCGCTATCCGATAAACTAAGCGCAGACCGGGAGAGAGACCGAAAATCGGAGGAACCATGGTAG
- a CDS encoding sigma-70 family RNA polymerase sigma factor — protein sequence MAKTKNTQTFDRIGETPDLIPGYFARIDKGQLLTHAEEIDLSNRAKQGDRRARQRLIEKNLRLVVSVAKKYRGYGLPFEDLIQEGNIGLMKAVEKFDPDRGFRFSTYATWWIRQAVQRAVADKGRTIRVPVHMTEKIRKMARTYNELSALFNREPTDEEVAEKLEWPVEEVRDVKGAMPDATSLNQRMSSDDDASEIGEFVEDDKASDTAGTVAREMETGVLREAVEKLPERNKHVLIRRYGLDGKDSATLAQLSDELGVSRERVRQLQREAERMIKGGEFGSLLNGTAA from the coding sequence ATGGCGAAAACAAAGAACACTCAGACGTTTGACAGGATCGGCGAGACCCCGGATCTCATTCCGGGTTATTTCGCCCGCATAGATAAGGGCCAGCTGCTCACGCACGCCGAGGAGATAGACCTCTCTAACCGTGCCAAGCAGGGCGACCGCCGGGCGCGCCAGAGGCTTATCGAGAAAAACCTCCGGCTCGTGGTCTCCGTCGCAAAGAAGTACCGCGGATACGGTCTGCCCTTCGAGGACCTTATCCAGGAAGGCAACATAGGTCTCATGAAGGCGGTCGAGAAGTTCGATCCGGACCGGGGCTTCCGCTTTTCGACGTACGCTACGTGGTGGATCCGTCAGGCGGTACAGCGGGCGGTGGCGGACAAGGGCCGGACGATCCGCGTCCCCGTCCACATGACCGAGAAGATCCGCAAGATGGCCCGGACCTACAACGAGCTTTCCGCGCTCTTCAACCGGGAGCCGACGGATGAGGAAGTCGCCGAGAAGCTTGAGTGGCCCGTCGAGGAAGTCCGGGACGTGAAGGGTGCGATGCCGGACGCCACCAGCCTCAACCAGCGCATGAGCAGCGACGACGACGCCTCCGAGATCGGCGAGTTCGTCGAGGACGACAAGGCTTCGGACACCGCCGGCACCGTCGCCCGGGAGATGGAGACGGGCGTTCTGCGGGAGGCCGTCGAGAAGCTTCCGGAACGCAACAAGCACGTCCTTATAAGGCGATACGGACTCGATGGCAAAGACTCCGCAACGCTTGCACAGCTCTCCGACGAGCTGGGTGTCAGCCGTGAAAGAGTCCGGCAGCTTCAGCGTGAAGCGGAGCGCATGATAAAGGGCGGGGAATTCGGTTCGCTCCTCAACGGCACCGCCGCGTAA
- a CDS encoding type II toxin-antitoxin system RelE family toxin, producing the protein MYRIIVERTAEKALKKRVRPDEAERIRAAVDLLAEDPHPAGSIKLRGRDGYRLRVGDYRIIYEVEEASEEVPATIYVEAIGHRQGIYDG; encoded by the coding sequence GTGTACCGGATCATCGTCGAGCGGACGGCGGAGAAGGCACTGAAGAAGCGCGTCCGGCCTGATGAAGCCGAGCGCATCCGGGCGGCTGTGGACTTACTTGCGGAAGACCCGCATCCGGCAGGTAGCATCAAGCTACGTGGCCGCGATGGGTACAGACTGCGGGTAGGTGATTACCGGATTATTTACGAGGTAGAAGAAGCTAGTGAAGAGGTTCCGGCTACTATCTACGTAGAGGCCATTGGGCATCGGCAGGGAATATACGATGGGTAG
- a CDS encoding tyrosine-type recombinase/integrase, translating to MSRKRGNGEGSIYLHKRDGVKVGYRGSYTVHTASGPKRRYVTGKTREDVRKKLTKAMADRDIGLVVDDRNMTVGEYFDAWISDCVRGTIRESTFSRDAYLITNHIRPALGRIKLGNLNAIHLQGLYRDRLDRGKGGGEGLSGSTVQKIHHVAHKALDQAVKWDLIPRNPADSVKAPTPAQKEMRPLSREEARAFLEAAKDDRLHAFYVLAVHTGMRRGELLGLKWDDVDLDATIPVLRVRRTQTRTENGRRLALGDVKTKKSRRTIRLTPGSAKALHRHSARQAEEKLKLGSLYRDHGLVFAGEIGNLINPSNLRQRSFTPLLTEAGLAGKGVTFHDLRHTCASLLFQRNVHPKFVQELLGHASVAITLDTYSHMLPGMGGEAANAIDEALG from the coding sequence ATGAGCCGCAAGAGGGGAAACGGGGAGGGGAGCATCTATCTTCACAAGCGCGACGGGGTGAAGGTTGGTTACCGGGGGAGCTACACCGTTCACACCGCGAGCGGTCCAAAGAGGCGTTACGTGACCGGAAAGACCAGGGAAGACGTGCGGAAAAAGCTCACGAAGGCCATGGCCGACCGGGACATCGGCCTCGTGGTTGACGACAGGAACATGACCGTCGGGGAGTACTTCGACGCCTGGATCTCGGACTGCGTGCGCGGCACGATCCGCGAGTCCACCTTCTCCCGTGATGCGTACCTCATAACCAACCACATCAGGCCCGCACTCGGGCGGATCAAGCTGGGGAACCTGAACGCTATCCACCTCCAGGGACTCTACCGGGACCGCCTTGATCGGGGTAAAGGTGGGGGAGAGGGGCTCTCCGGCTCGACGGTGCAGAAGATCCACCACGTTGCTCACAAGGCTCTGGATCAGGCCGTGAAATGGGATCTCATCCCCCGTAACCCGGCGGACAGCGTCAAAGCCCCAACGCCCGCCCAAAAAGAGATGCGCCCGCTCTCACGCGAGGAGGCCCGCGCGTTTCTCGAAGCCGCGAAGGATGACCGCCTGCACGCCTTCTACGTTCTCGCCGTCCACACCGGGATGAGGCGCGGTGAGCTTCTGGGGCTCAAGTGGGACGACGTAGACCTCGACGCAACCATCCCCGTACTCCGCGTGCGCCGGACACAGACCCGAACCGAAAACGGCAGGAGGCTCGCCCTCGGCGACGTCAAGACAAAGAAGAGCCGCCGCACCATCCGGCTCACACCCGGCTCGGCGAAAGCTCTCCACCGCCACTCGGCTCGCCAGGCAGAAGAGAAGCTGAAGCTCGGTAGCCTCTATAGAGATCACGGCCTCGTCTTCGCCGGAGAGATAGGGAACCTCATCAACCCCTCGAACCTACGCCAGAGGTCTTTCACTCCACTCCTCACGGAAGCCGGGCTTGCCGGGAAGGGCGTCACCTTTCACGACCTCCGCCACACCTGCGCCTCGCTCCTCTTCCAGAGAAATGTCCACCCCAAGTTCGTCCAGGAACTCCTCGGCCACGCCAGCGTAGCCATCACCCTCGACACCTACTCCCACATGCTCCCCGGTATGGGCGGTGAAGCCGCGAACGCCATAGACGAGGCCCTCGGATAA
- a CDS encoding SIR2 family protein, protein MRVKPELSLAFAMHAGPGTYALLLGSGVSRAAGVPTGWEVTLDLVRKLAAAEGQDTDDPETWYRERFDQAPNYSEVVNALAPTRDERRALLQGYFEPNEHEREEGKKVPTDAHRAVARLCAEGHVRVILTTNFDRLLERALEAENVSPVVIDTPDAVEGAPPLQHSGCTVVKIHGDYLDTRIKNTPEELKEYDPRVNTLLERIFDEYGLVICGWSGTYDTALVDALKRVGSRRYMAYWVSRGEPSEGERSLTSFIRGTSIEAAGADEFFTDLLEKVEALDTFGGDDPLSAPVAVATAKRYLDDPTRDVRLRELVSSIGRETREKLFGESRFPMSWRPPATDRSAESAGFASEMKRRILSYERSCEAAVGLMAAGGYYAAERKIPAFRELLELSASPPRVDGSYLEMWGRLELYPAVLLLYAGGVPATATENWPFLRALLRDSESTDIYGPSPLILKVYPRAVSRQKEMVNAALHDDTRYYEPIAEWLYKTLREPLREYLALDFMYESAFHRFEVLLSLVHVDVEKDVHPDKPHRRDWAPLGRFAVVHKMGYGDPSAYSQMKAEYDEQGRNWAPIESGLLKQPVSTSGTTKSVDTVGHNFDVIDAMIGKMGYF, encoded by the coding sequence TTGAGAGTAAAGCCGGAGCTGTCGTTGGCGTTCGCCATGCACGCCGGGCCGGGTACTTACGCCTTGCTACTGGGTTCCGGTGTGTCCAGGGCCGCGGGTGTGCCGACTGGATGGGAGGTGACCCTAGACCTGGTCCGAAAGCTGGCTGCGGCGGAAGGCCAAGACACGGACGACCCTGAAACCTGGTACCGCGAACGCTTCGACCAAGCCCCTAACTACTCCGAGGTAGTAAACGCGCTCGCACCGACGCGAGACGAGCGTAGAGCGCTCCTGCAAGGGTATTTCGAGCCGAATGAGCATGAGCGCGAAGAGGGCAAGAAGGTCCCAACCGATGCACACCGCGCGGTCGCGCGGCTGTGCGCGGAAGGTCACGTGCGCGTCATCCTCACGACCAACTTCGACCGGCTCCTGGAAAGGGCGCTCGAAGCGGAGAACGTCTCGCCGGTAGTTATAGACACACCGGATGCGGTCGAGGGCGCGCCGCCGTTGCAGCACTCCGGCTGCACCGTGGTCAAGATCCACGGCGACTACCTCGACACCCGCATAAAGAACACTCCGGAGGAACTCAAAGAGTACGACCCCCGCGTAAACACACTGCTCGAGCGCATCTTCGATGAGTACGGTCTGGTCATCTGCGGATGGTCGGGAACCTACGACACTGCTCTCGTAGATGCCCTAAAGCGCGTCGGAAGCCGGCGCTACATGGCCTACTGGGTCTCCCGAGGAGAGCCCTCCGAAGGCGAGCGGTCGCTAACGTCGTTCATCAGGGGTACGTCCATCGAGGCTGCGGGAGCAGACGAGTTCTTTACAGACCTCCTCGAAAAAGTCGAGGCGCTCGACACATTCGGCGGTGACGACCCGCTCTCCGCGCCGGTAGCGGTTGCGACCGCGAAACGTTACCTGGACGATCCCACGCGCGACGTACGCCTCAGAGAACTCGTAAGCTCTATCGGTCGAGAGACCAGGGAGAAGCTGTTCGGCGAGAGTCGTTTCCCAATGAGCTGGCGGCCGCCGGCAACCGACAGGTCTGCAGAGTCAGCGGGGTTCGCGTCAGAGATGAAAAGGCGCATCCTTTCGTACGAGAGATCCTGCGAAGCTGCGGTTGGGCTCATGGCTGCCGGCGGATACTATGCAGCGGAGCGAAAGATACCAGCTTTCCGCGAGCTGCTCGAATTGTCTGCCAGCCCACCCAGGGTTGACGGGAGCTACCTCGAGATGTGGGGTCGCTTGGAACTCTACCCGGCTGTGCTCCTCCTGTACGCTGGCGGTGTCCCGGCAACGGCGACGGAGAACTGGCCGTTTCTCAGAGCACTGCTGCGTGACTCAGAATCCACAGACATCTACGGTCCCAGCCCGCTAATACTGAAGGTCTACCCCCGGGCCGTCAGTCGTCAGAAAGAGATGGTCAACGCGGCCCTGCACGACGATACACGTTACTACGAACCCATTGCGGAGTGGCTATACAAGACGCTGCGAGAGCCGCTTCGAGAGTACCTTGCCCTCGATTTTATGTACGAATCAGCCTTTCATCGTTTCGAGGTTCTGCTTTCCCTAGTACACGTGGACGTGGAAAAGGATGTTCATCCCGACAAACCTCACCGGCGCGACTGGGCGCCACTTGGACGCTTCGCGGTGGTGCATAAGATGGGCTACGGAGACCCTTCAGCCTACTCGCAAATGAAGGCGGAGTATGACGAACAGGGCCGGAACTGGGCACCCATCGAGAGCGGACTTCTCAAACAACCCGTGTCTACAAGCGGAACTACCAAGTCTGTGGACACAGTGGGCCACAACTTCGATGTCATCGACGCGATGATAGGCAAGATGGGTTACTTTTGA